From one Paenibacillus sp. FSL K6-1330 genomic stretch:
- the rsgA gene encoding ribosome small subunit-dependent GTPase A yields MNLKDYGFPAQNYSIDIEGTYARVTAVHKGSYSLVTEYGECTAKLKSSVYFNNCTEEFPTTGDFVEIQYNTEGESLIIKTLKRKSKFARNDLSGHGSEYVKTIKEQTVAANFDYVFIMQSLNHDLNLKRLERYLTLSWQSGAVPVVVLTKSDLIEDYSAQLTSVKQIAIDVDVHAISAKTGYGIDGLADYFKKGKTIVFLGSSGAGKSSLVNALAGKKVMSVKEIREDDSKGRHTTTHRQLIRLDSGVMVIDTPGMRELGMWNVSEGLRESFSDVKQFLGRCKFSDCKHQSEPGCAIKMAIEDGNLAYERWESYLTLKKEAAFVDDKATYLRSKDHQQVTMKVWERQKSKETRRTNDKH; encoded by the coding sequence ATGAATCTAAAAGACTACGGCTTTCCGGCTCAAAATTATTCAATAGACATAGAGGGGACTTATGCAAGAGTTACCGCTGTGCATAAAGGGAGCTACAGCCTTGTTACCGAGTATGGTGAATGCACCGCAAAACTAAAATCGAGTGTTTATTTCAACAACTGTACTGAGGAATTCCCCACTACTGGTGACTTTGTAGAAATTCAATACAACACAGAGGGTGAAAGCCTTATTATAAAAACGTTAAAACGCAAATCCAAATTTGCGAGAAATGACTTATCCGGTCATGGGTCTGAATATGTCAAAACCATTAAAGAGCAGACGGTTGCTGCTAATTTCGACTATGTATTCATCATGCAATCCCTTAATCACGATTTGAATCTAAAGCGATTAGAACGCTATTTAACTCTATCATGGCAGTCGGGTGCAGTGCCTGTTGTGGTGCTGACGAAATCAGATTTAATAGAAGACTACTCTGCACAACTTACTTCAGTCAAACAAATTGCGATTGACGTGGATGTTCACGCGATCAGTGCAAAAACGGGCTATGGCATTGACGGACTTGCAGACTATTTTAAAAAAGGAAAGACCATTGTTTTTCTTGGATCGTCGGGTGCGGGAAAATCCAGTCTTGTCAATGCTTTGGCAGGCAAGAAGGTGATGTCTGTCAAAGAAATTCGAGAAGATGATAGCAAAGGAAGACACACCACCACGCATCGTCAGCTGATTAGATTGGACAGCGGCGTGATGGTTATTGATACCCCTGGCATGCGTGAGCTTGGTATGTGGAATGTTTCTGAAGGCTTGAGAGAGAGCTTTTCTGATGTAAAACAGTTTTTAGGACGATGCAAATTTTCAGATTGTAAGCACCAAAGCGAGCCTGGTTGTGCGATAAAAATGGCGATTGAGGACGGAAACCTTGCCTATGAACGGTGGGAAAGTTATCTAACTCTTAAAAAGGAAGCTGCGTTTGTTGATGATAAAGCTACTTATTTACGCAGTAAAGACCATCAGCAAGTAACGATGAAAGTATGGGAAAGGCAGAAGAGTAAGGAGACTCGTCGTACTAACGATAAACATTGA